From Pseudomonas hefeiensis, one genomic window encodes:
- a CDS encoding DEAD/DEAH box helicase: MNLPLPADHAMAGFHPAVRAWFSQTFPAVTAAQARAWPLIGQHRSTLVAAPTGSGKTLTAFLAVLDDLVHRGLEQGGLPDQTLVVYVSPLKALSNDIQINLQNPLAGITEQLRQMGLPPLHITTAVRTGDTPQKDRTAMRKTAPHILVTTPESLYVLLGSDSGRQMLASTRTVIVDEIHAIAASKRGSHLALSLERLQALCAEPLMRIGLSATQKPIEAVSRFLVGQGLSCEIVDIGHARPRDLDIEVPPVPLSAVMANDVWELVYNRLADLAREHRTTLVFVNTRRLAERLSRHLSERLGKHAVAAHHGSLAKEFRLDAEQRLKRGELQVLIATASLELGIDIGDVDLVCQIASPRSISAFLQRVGRSGHQVGGTPKGRLFATTRDDLIECAALLDCVRRGELDILHIPKAPLDVLAQQIVAEVSCQEWQEQALLETFRRAAPYAELDDGHYQALLQMLAEGLNGRQGVRSAYLHRDAVTRTLRGRRGSKLTAVTSGGTIPDNADYSVLLEPQGLNIGSVNEDFAVESIAGDVFQLGNTSYRIIRVETGRVRVEDAQGQPPTIPFWLGEAPGRSAELSLAVARLQAQLDQLLGATPGNLQPALDWLTGTLQLNLASAEQLVDYLAPARLAFGALPSQDTLVMERFFDESGGTQLIIHSPFGSRINRAWGLALRKRFCRTFNFELQAAASEDAIVLSLSTSHSFELDEVWRYLNSHSAEQILIQAVLDAPLFGVRWRWNASVALALPRYSGGRKVAPQIQRMKSEDLIASVFPDQIACLENLAGEREIPNHPLVEQTLDDCLHEAMDSEGWLTLLRRMEAGEIRLISRDLPAPSPLAAEILSARPYTFLDDAPLEERRTQAVINRRWSDPQSTDDLGALDAEAIHAVRDEAWPAPTNLDEMHEALMSLACIADSEASTQGPWLDWLQALAERGRASHVQISAERGLWVALERLTCLQAIYPQAQWRPPLTPLAGFDEPWDRDEAVVEVLRARLSAFGPLPLKAIAYPLGLSTPTITQALAQLEQQGYVLRGRFTPGSGQEEWCERHLLARIHRYTVKRLRREIEPVMLQDFMRFLFDWQHLSPSTQGRGSAVLPSIISQFEGYPAAASAWDSDLLPARIKDYSPSWLDELCRSGKLVWTRLSARQTFSSSALRSTPVVLLPRNQVALWRSLTEQPPPSELSPKTQKVHKALSEHGALFFDELLHEAHLLRSELEIALQELVGAGLVNADSFAGLRALITPASKRQARSSRRGRGAFVGGMDDAGRWALLRRSAPMPEEGNRPAPLSPDTLEHIAMTLLRRYGVVFWRLLEREADWLPSWRELLRTFHRLEARGEIRGGRFVSGLAGEQFALPEAIPLLREVRRRPSDGALVAVCGVDPLNLAGTLLPGAKVPALASNRLVYRDGLPAAAQIAGKQHVWLELDAQGMAEVRNKLIQRS; the protein is encoded by the coding sequence ATGAATCTGCCCCTCCCAGCCGACCACGCCATGGCAGGCTTTCATCCCGCCGTTCGCGCCTGGTTCAGCCAGACATTCCCGGCGGTCACGGCCGCCCAGGCCCGGGCGTGGCCGTTGATCGGGCAGCACCGTTCGACCCTGGTGGCCGCACCCACGGGATCGGGCAAGACCCTGACGGCGTTTCTTGCCGTTCTGGATGACCTGGTACACCGGGGCCTGGAACAGGGCGGCCTGCCGGACCAGACCCTGGTGGTTTACGTCTCGCCGCTCAAGGCACTGAGCAACGATATCCAGATCAACCTGCAAAACCCACTGGCCGGCATCACCGAACAGTTGCGACAAATGGGCTTGCCGCCCTTGCACATCACCACCGCCGTGCGCACCGGCGACACGCCACAAAAAGACCGTACGGCGATGCGCAAGACCGCGCCGCATATTCTGGTGACCACCCCCGAATCGCTTTACGTGCTACTGGGCTCCGATTCCGGCCGGCAGATGCTCGCCAGCACCCGCACCGTGATTGTCGACGAAATCCACGCCATCGCCGCCAGCAAACGCGGCAGTCACCTGGCCTTGAGCCTGGAGCGTCTGCAAGCGCTTTGCGCCGAACCGCTGATGCGCATCGGACTGTCCGCCACGCAAAAACCCATCGAAGCGGTGTCGCGCTTTCTCGTTGGCCAGGGGCTCAGCTGTGAAATCGTCGACATCGGCCACGCCCGCCCGCGGGACCTGGACATAGAAGTGCCACCGGTGCCGCTCTCGGCGGTGATGGCCAATGATGTGTGGGAGCTGGTCTACAACCGCCTCGCCGACCTGGCCCGGGAACACCGCACCACGCTGGTGTTCGTCAACACCCGGCGGCTGGCCGAGCGCCTGAGCCGTCATTTGAGCGAACGCCTGGGCAAGCACGCCGTGGCCGCCCACCACGGCAGCCTCGCCAAGGAGTTTCGCCTCGACGCCGAACAACGGCTCAAGCGCGGCGAGTTGCAGGTGTTGATCGCCACCGCGTCCCTGGAACTGGGCATCGATATCGGCGATGTCGACCTGGTGTGTCAGATCGCCTCGCCGCGGTCGATCTCGGCGTTTTTGCAACGGGTCGGCCGCTCGGGCCATCAGGTTGGCGGCACGCCCAAGGGCCGCCTGTTCGCCACCACCCGCGACGACTTGATCGAATGCGCCGCCCTGCTCGACTGCGTACGCCGTGGCGAGCTGGACATTCTGCACATCCCCAAGGCGCCGCTGGATGTACTGGCCCAGCAGATCGTCGCCGAGGTCAGTTGCCAGGAATGGCAGGAGCAGGCGCTGCTGGAAACCTTTCGCCGTGCCGCGCCCTATGCCGAGCTGGACGACGGCCACTATCAGGCGCTGCTGCAAATGCTCGCCGAGGGCCTCAATGGTCGTCAGGGCGTGCGCAGTGCGTACCTGCATCGCGACGCCGTCACCCGCACCCTGCGCGGGCGCCGGGGCAGCAAGCTGACCGCCGTGACCAGCGGCGGCACCATCCCGGACAACGCCGACTACAGCGTGCTGCTCGAACCCCAGGGGTTGAACATCGGCAGCGTCAACGAAGACTTCGCCGTGGAGAGCATTGCCGGTGACGTGTTCCAGCTGGGCAATACCTCCTACCGCATCATTCGCGTCGAGACCGGTCGGGTCCGAGTCGAGGACGCCCAGGGCCAGCCGCCGACCATTCCGTTCTGGCTTGGCGAAGCCCCCGGGCGCAGCGCCGAGCTGTCCCTGGCGGTCGCTCGTCTGCAGGCCCAACTGGACCAACTGCTCGGTGCCACACCGGGCAACTTGCAACCGGCCCTCGACTGGCTGACCGGCACCTTGCAACTGAACCTGGCCAGTGCCGAACAATTGGTGGATTACCTGGCCCCGGCACGCCTGGCCTTCGGCGCCCTGCCGTCCCAGGACACACTGGTGATGGAGCGTTTTTTCGACGAGTCCGGCGGCACGCAACTGATCATCCATTCCCCATTCGGCAGCCGCATCAACCGCGCCTGGGGCCTGGCCCTGCGCAAGCGGTTCTGCCGCACCTTCAATTTCGAATTGCAGGCCGCCGCCAGCGAAGACGCCATCGTGCTGTCGCTGTCCACCAGCCACAGCTTCGAGCTGGACGAGGTCTGGCGCTATCTCAACAGCCATAGTGCCGAACAGATATTGATCCAGGCCGTGCTGGATGCGCCGCTGTTCGGCGTGCGCTGGCGCTGGAATGCCAGTGTCGCCCTGGCCTTGCCACGCTATTCGGGCGGGCGCAAAGTCGCCCCACAGATCCAGCGTATGAAAAGCGAAGACCTGATCGCCAGCGTATTCCCGGACCAGATCGCCTGCCTGGAGAACCTCGCCGGCGAACGGGAAATCCCCAATCACCCACTGGTGGAACAGACCCTCGACGACTGCCTGCACGAAGCCATGGACAGCGAAGGCTGGCTGACGCTATTGCGGCGCATGGAAGCCGGCGAGATTCGTCTGATCAGCCGCGACTTACCGGCGCCCTCGCCGCTGGCGGCGGAAATCCTCAGCGCGCGGCCCTACACCTTTCTCGACGACGCCCCGCTGGAAGAACGCCGCACCCAAGCGGTGATCAACCGGCGCTGGAGCGACCCACAGTCCACCGATGACCTCGGCGCCCTCGACGCCGAAGCCATCCACGCGGTCCGGGACGAAGCCTGGCCGGCCCCCACCAACCTCGATGAAATGCACGAAGCACTGATGAGCCTGGCCTGCATCGCCGACAGCGAGGCAAGTACCCAAGGGCCGTGGCTGGACTGGCTGCAGGCCCTGGCCGAGCGCGGCCGCGCCAGTCATGTGCAGATCAGCGCCGAACGAGGTCTGTGGGTGGCACTGGAACGGCTGACCTGCCTGCAAGCCATTTATCCACAGGCTCAATGGCGACCGCCGCTGACGCCGCTGGCGGGTTTTGATGAACCTTGGGACCGCGACGAAGCCGTGGTGGAGGTACTGCGCGCACGGCTCAGCGCCTTCGGTCCGCTGCCGTTGAAGGCCATCGCCTATCCGCTGGGGCTATCGACCCCGACAATCACCCAGGCCCTGGCGCAACTGGAACAGCAAGGCTATGTGCTGCGTGGCCGATTCACCCCCGGCAGCGGGCAGGAAGAATGGTGCGAGCGGCATTTGCTGGCGCGTATCCACCGCTACACGGTCAAGCGCCTGCGCCGGGAAATCGAACCGGTGATGTTGCAGGATTTCATGCGGTTCCTGTTCGACTGGCAGCATCTGTCGCCGTCCACTCAGGGCCGGGGTAGCGCGGTGCTGCCGTCAATCATCAGTCAGTTCGAAGGCTACCCGGCCGCGGCTTCGGCGTGGGACAGCGACCTGTTGCCGGCGCGAATCAAAGACTATTCCCCGAGCTGGCTCGATGAGCTGTGCCGCAGTGGCAAGCTGGTGTGGACTCGCCTGAGTGCTCGCCAGACGTTCTCTTCCAGCGCCTTGCGCAGCACGCCGGTGGTGTTGCTGCCGCGCAATCAGGTCGCCCTTTGGCGCAGCCTGACCGAACAGCCCCCACCCAGCGAACTGTCGCCCAAGACGCAAAAAGTCCATAAGGCCCTCAGCGAACACGGCGCGCTGTTTTTTGATGAGTTGTTGCACGAGGCGCACTTGCTGCGCAGCGAACTGGAAATCGCGCTACAGGAACTGGTAGGCGCCGGGCTGGTGAATGCCGACAGCTTCGCCGGGTTGCGCGCGTTGATCACCCCTGCCAGTAAACGCCAGGCGCGCAGCAGTCGGCGCGGGCGCGGGGCATTCGTTGGCGGCATGGACGATGCCGGGCGCTGGGCCTTGTTACGCCGCAGCGCCCCAATGCCCGAGGAAGGAAACCGGCCAGCGCCCCTATCGCCCGACACCCTGGAGCACATTGCGATGACCTTGCTGCGCCGTTATGGCGTGGTGTTCTGGCGCCTGCTGGAGCGGGAGGCGGATTGGTTGCCGAGCTGGCGCGAGTTACTGCGCACTTTTCATCGCCTGGAGGCGCGGGGAGAGATTCGCGGCGGACGTTTTGTCAGCGGCCTGGCGGGCGAGCAATTCGCCCTGCCCGAAGCCATTCCATTGCTACGGGAAGTGCGCCGCCGCCCCAGCGATGGCGCCCTGGTCGCGGTGTGCGGCGTCGACCCGCTGAACCTGGCCGGCACCTTGTTGCCGGGAGCGAAAGTGCCGGCACTGGCGAGCAATCGGCTGGTGTATCGCGATGGCCTGCCGGCGGCGGCGCAGATCGCTGGCAAACAGCATGTGTGGCTGGAGCTGGATGCGCAGGGCATGGCTGAGGTGAGGAACAAGCTGATCCAGAGAAGTTGA
- a CDS encoding DUF72 domain-containing protein — MTAIHIGISGWRYTPWRGDFYPKGLTQKRELQFASRAVNSIEINGSFYALQRPERYAQWYAETPPGFVFSVKAPRFITHIKRLRDIHKPLANFFASGVLELKEKLGAILWQFPPSFKFDPELFEDFLKQLPHNTEDAAALAREHEPRLNGHASTQTDKKRALRHAVEIRHESFIDPHFITLLKRYDVALVIADTAGKWPYREDVTSDFVYLRLHGAEQLYASGYTDAALKRWGERIEAWSHGTQPRDAHLIDPKKKPRARKSREVFCYFDNDIKVRAPYDARHLLEHFDLDKDLATAPGERPAEGVLP; from the coding sequence ATGACGGCGATCCACATTGGCATTTCCGGTTGGCGTTATACGCCTTGGCGGGGGGATTTCTACCCCAAGGGGCTGACCCAGAAACGGGAATTGCAATTCGCCTCGCGAGCGGTCAACAGCATCGAAATCAATGGATCGTTCTACGCCCTGCAACGCCCCGAACGGTATGCCCAGTGGTATGCCGAGACACCGCCCGGCTTCGTCTTCAGCGTCAAGGCACCGCGTTTCATCACCCACATCAAGCGTCTTCGGGACATTCACAAGCCGTTGGCCAATTTCTTCGCCTCCGGCGTGCTGGAACTCAAGGAAAAACTCGGGGCGATCCTCTGGCAATTTCCGCCGAGTTTCAAATTCGACCCTGAGCTGTTCGAAGATTTCCTCAAGCAACTGCCCCATAACACCGAAGATGCCGCCGCCCTGGCCCGGGAGCACGAGCCACGCCTGAACGGTCACGCCAGCACCCAGACCGACAAGAAGCGGGCGCTGCGCCACGCGGTGGAGATCCGGCATGAAAGCTTCATCGATCCCCACTTCATCACCCTGCTCAAACGCTACGACGTGGCGCTGGTGATCGCCGACACCGCTGGGAAATGGCCGTATCGCGAAGACGTCACCAGCGACTTTGTGTACTTGCGCCTGCACGGTGCCGAGCAGCTGTACGCCAGCGGCTACACCGACGCGGCCTTGAAACGCTGGGGTGAGCGGATCGAGGCCTGGAGCCACGGCACACAACCGCGCGATGCCCATTTGATCGACCCGAAAAAGAAACCCCGCGCCCGCAAGAGCCGGGAGGTGTTCTGCTATTTCGACAACGACATCAAAGTCCGTGCGCCCTATGACGCGCGTCACCTGCTGGAGCACTTCGACCTGGACAAGGACCTCGCCACCGCCCCCGGCGAGCGCCCGGCCGAGGGGGTATTGCCATGA
- the clsB gene encoding cardiolipin synthase ClsB, which produces MSATMNKATVEQVQVPPTERNPALVDIEYGWHGNNRVTLLENGEEYFPRVFEAIRRAEKEILLETFILFEDKVGIELRDLLVDAARRGVRITVNLDGFGCGELTPEFLATLSDAGVRLQIFDPAPRHLGIRTNWFRRLHRKIVVVDGVIAFIGGINFSADHLGDFGPEAKQDYSVEVKGPAVVDIHHFALLQSGRPRRAKFWWQRRRSRRNELAFNDHDGQVRLVYRDNHEHQTDIEEVYLQVLRSAQRRVVIANAYFFPGFRLLREIRNAARRGVEVRLILQGQPDMMIAKLAARMLYNYLLKAGVVIYEYCERPLHGKVALVDEDWSTVGSSNLDPLSLSLNLEANVLIRDRAFNRELFERLDHLSRNHCTAMPANPAPRGLLWRMTIGFMVFHFLRHFPAWAGWLPAHKPRLKPFSPPTAVRSEPHEPL; this is translated from the coding sequence ATGAGCGCGACGATGAACAAGGCGACGGTGGAACAGGTGCAGGTTCCGCCGACCGAGCGCAATCCGGCGCTGGTGGACATCGAGTACGGTTGGCACGGCAATAATCGGGTCACGCTTTTGGAAAACGGCGAGGAGTATTTCCCCAGGGTCTTCGAGGCCATACGCCGGGCCGAAAAGGAAATTCTCCTTGAGACCTTCATTCTGTTCGAGGACAAAGTCGGTATCGAGCTACGGGACCTGTTGGTGGACGCGGCCAGGCGCGGCGTGCGTATCACCGTTAATCTGGACGGTTTTGGCTGCGGTGAGCTGACGCCGGAGTTTCTGGCCACGTTGAGCGATGCCGGGGTGCGTTTGCAGATATTCGATCCGGCGCCTCGGCACCTGGGGATCCGCACCAATTGGTTCCGCCGCCTGCATCGCAAGATCGTGGTGGTGGACGGTGTGATCGCGTTTATCGGCGGGATCAATTTTTCCGCGGACCATCTGGGCGACTTCGGCCCCGAGGCCAAGCAGGATTACTCCGTGGAGGTCAAAGGCCCGGCGGTGGTGGATATCCATCACTTCGCGCTGTTGCAGAGCGGTCGACCCAGACGGGCCAAATTTTGGTGGCAACGCCGCCGAAGCCGCCGCAACGAATTGGCCTTCAACGATCATGATGGTCAGGTGCGGCTGGTCTATCGCGACAACCATGAGCATCAGACCGACATCGAAGAGGTGTACCTGCAAGTATTGCGCAGCGCCCAGCGGCGCGTGGTCATTGCCAATGCCTATTTCTTCCCCGGTTTCCGCCTGCTGCGCGAGATCCGCAATGCGGCGCGGCGCGGCGTGGAAGTACGACTGATCCTGCAAGGCCAGCCGGACATGATGATCGCCAAGCTCGCGGCGCGGATGCTTTACAACTATCTGCTCAAGGCCGGCGTGGTGATCTACGAGTATTGCGAACGGCCGCTGCACGGCAAAGTCGCGCTGGTGGATGAGGATTGGAGCACGGTGGGCTCAAGCAACCTCGACCCCCTGAGCCTGTCCCTGAATCTGGAAGCCAATGTGCTGATCCGCGACCGAGCCTTCAACCGTGAATTGTTCGAGCGCCTCGATCATCTGAGCCGCAACCATTGCACCGCCATGCCGGCCAACCCTGCTCCTCGGGGCCTGCTGTGGCGCATGACCATTGGTTTCATGGTGTTCCACTTTCTGCGCCACTTTCCGGCCTGGGCCGGCTGGCTGCCAGCCCATAAACCGCGTCTGAAACCTTTTTCGCCGCCCACGGCGGTTCGGAGCGAACCCCATGAACCACTCTGA
- a CDS encoding lysylphosphatidylglycerol synthase domain-containing protein, with the protein MNHSDAHPAPSDAQAAEHSTPKSRWSRWKRPLTLAFFLLLIVLFTALARRIDWAEVFATLADFKLRTLLIAAALTVTSFITYACFDLIGRTYIRQKLGWRQILPVGVISYAFNLNLSAWVGGIAMRYRLYSRLGVSNGNIAKILGLSLATNWFGYMTLAGVVFSSGLVTMPPGWKLSSTALQGVGVLLLCISAGYLVACRFSKRRAWTIRGMEINLPSLRMAGLQLALGALNWSLMAAVIFTLLPGKLDYPVVLGVLMISSIAGVITHIPAGLGVLEAVFIALLQHEVSRGSLLAGLIAYRAIYFILPLLITVLMYLVIEAKARALRVKPGPK; encoded by the coding sequence ATGAACCACTCTGACGCGCACCCGGCGCCCAGTGATGCCCAAGCGGCCGAACACAGCACACCCAAATCACGCTGGAGCCGCTGGAAACGCCCGCTGACCCTGGCCTTCTTCCTGCTGCTGATCGTGTTGTTCACGGCCCTGGCCCGGCGCATCGACTGGGCCGAAGTGTTCGCGACCCTGGCGGACTTCAAACTGCGCACATTGCTCATCGCCGCGGCGCTGACCGTTACCAGTTTCATCACTTACGCCTGCTTCGACCTGATCGGCCGCACCTACATACGGCAGAAACTGGGGTGGCGGCAAATATTGCCGGTAGGTGTGATCAGTTATGCCTTCAATCTGAACCTCAGTGCCTGGGTCGGCGGCATCGCCATGCGCTACCGGCTGTATTCGCGGCTGGGGGTGAGCAACGGGAACATCGCCAAGATTCTCGGTCTCAGCCTGGCCACCAATTGGTTCGGCTACATGACCCTGGCTGGGGTGGTGTTCAGCAGCGGCCTGGTCACGATGCCGCCGGGCTGGAAACTGAGCAGCACTGCGCTGCAAGGCGTGGGCGTGCTGCTGCTGTGTATCAGTGCCGGTTATCTGGTGGCCTGCCGGTTCTCCAAGCGTCGGGCCTGGACGATCCGCGGTATGGAAATCAACCTGCCGTCGCTGCGCATGGCGGGGCTGCAACTGGCGCTGGGTGCGTTGAACTGGTCGCTGATGGCGGCGGTGATCTTTACCCTGCTGCCGGGCAAGCTGGATTATCCGGTGGTGCTGGGGGTGTTGATGATCAGCAGCATTGCCGGAGTCATCACGCACATTCCGGCGGGATTGGGGGTGTTGGAGGCGGTGTTTATCGCGCTGCTGCAGCACGAGGTTTCTCGCGGCAGCCTGCTGGCGGGGCTGATTGCCTATCGGGCGATCTATTTCATCTTGCCGTTGTTGATCACGGTGCTGATGTACCTGGTGATCGAGGCGAAGGCCAGGGCGTTGCGGGTCAAACCGGGGCCTAAGTGA
- a CDS encoding NAD-dependent epimerase/dehydratase family protein — protein MAEGPVLITGGAGFIGSHLTDALLAKGHSVRILDDLSTGKRSNLPLDNPLVELIEGDVANAALVARAVAGCSAVAHLAAVASVQASVDDPVRTHQSNFIGTLNVCEAMRQAGVKRVLFASSAAVYGNNGEGESIDEDTPKAPLTPYASDKLASEFYLDFYRRQHALEPAVFRFFNIYGPRQDPSSPYSGVISIFSERAQKGLPITVFGDGEQTRDFVYVEDLVDLLVQAIETPEVQVGAVNVGWNQATTLKQLLQALAAVVGDLPPIGYGPARSGDIRHSRADNRRLLARFSLPQQTPMSVGLARLLGR, from the coding sequence ATGGCTGAAGGTCCTGTTTTAATCACCGGCGGCGCTGGTTTCATTGGTTCGCACCTGACCGACGCCTTGCTCGCCAAGGGGCATTCGGTACGCATCCTCGATGACTTGTCCACCGGCAAGCGCAGTAACCTGCCGCTGGACAACCCTCTGGTTGAATTGATCGAAGGCGACGTGGCCAATGCGGCGCTGGTAGCCCGGGCCGTGGCCGGTTGCAGTGCTGTGGCGCACTTGGCCGCAGTGGCTTCGGTGCAAGCCTCGGTGGATGACCCGGTGCGTACGCACCAGAGCAATTTCATCGGCACTTTGAATGTCTGCGAAGCCATGCGCCAGGCCGGGGTAAAACGGGTGCTGTTCGCCTCCAGCGCAGCGGTCTACGGTAACAACGGCGAGGGTGAGTCCATCGACGAAGACACGCCCAAGGCCCCGCTCACGCCGTATGCCTCGGACAAGCTGGCCAGCGAGTTCTATCTGGACTTCTACCGCCGCCAGCACGCGCTGGAGCCGGCGGTGTTCCGGTTCTTCAACATCTACGGCCCGCGCCAGGATCCGTCGTCGCCCTATTCCGGAGTCATCAGCATCTTCAGCGAGCGGGCGCAGAAAGGCCTGCCGATCACTGTGTTCGGCGATGGCGAGCAAACCCGGGATTTTGTCTACGTCGAAGACCTGGTGGACCTGCTGGTGCAGGCCATCGAAACACCTGAGGTGCAAGTGGGCGCGGTGAACGTCGGCTGGAACCAGGCCACGACCCTCAAGCAATTGCTCCAGGCCCTGGCCGCGGTAGTGGGCGATCTGCCGCCGATCGGCTACGGCCCGGCGCGCTCCGGCGACATCCGCCATTCCCGGGCTGACAATCGTCGGTTGTTGGCGCGCTTCAGCTTGCCACAACAAACGCCGATGAGTGTGGGGTTGGCGCGCTTGTTGGGGCGCTGA
- a CDS encoding sugar nucleotide-binding protein, whose translation MRMRLMLLGGGNALGQALIRLGAEEDIGFLAPRPPEDGWDAASLTQLLDDTRPDALINLAYYFDWFQAETVSEQRLASQERAVERLAELCQHHNIILLQPSSYRVFDGSRATAYSEKDEPVPLGLRGQALWRIEQSVRATCPQHVLLRFGWLLDDSTDGILGRFLARAEQPEELLLADDRRGNPTPVDDAARVIISVLKQLDCAAPLWGTYHYAGHEATTPLALGQAILTEARALHPLAIESPTPQAHAARPDATEEPQHAVLACKKILHTFGIKPRAWRAALPGLLDRFYRHG comes from the coding sequence ATGCGAATGCGCCTTATGTTACTGGGCGGCGGAAATGCCCTTGGGCAGGCGCTGATTCGCCTCGGTGCGGAAGAAGACATCGGTTTTCTTGCCCCCCGCCCCCCCGAAGACGGATGGGATGCCGCGAGCCTGACGCAGCTACTGGACGACACTCGGCCGGACGCCTTGATCAACCTGGCGTACTACTTCGACTGGTTTCAGGCCGAAACCGTCAGCGAGCAGCGCCTGGCCAGCCAGGAGCGCGCCGTCGAGCGCCTGGCCGAGCTGTGCCAGCATCACAACATCATTTTGCTGCAACCGTCGAGCTATCGCGTGTTCGACGGCTCCCGCGCCACGGCGTACAGCGAGAAGGATGAACCCGTACCCCTGGGCCTGCGCGGCCAGGCGTTATGGCGGATCGAGCAAAGCGTGCGCGCCACCTGTCCACAGCATGTACTGCTGCGATTTGGCTGGCTGCTGGACGACAGCACCGACGGTATCCTGGGGCGTTTCCTGGCCCGGGCCGAACAACCCGAGGAGTTGCTGTTGGCCGACGACCGTCGGGGTAATCCGACGCCAGTGGACGACGCGGCGCGGGTGATCATCTCAGTGCTCAAGCAACTCGATTGCGCGGCACCGCTGTGGGGCACCTACCATTACGCCGGGCATGAGGCGACCACACCGCTGGCGTTGGGTCAGGCGATCCTCACCGAAGCCCGGGCGCTGCATCCTCTGGCAATCGAATCGCCTACCCCCCAGGCACACGCCGCACGGCCGGACGCCACGGAAGAACCGCAGCACGCGGTGCTGGCCTGCAAGAAAATACTGCACACTTTCGGGATCAAGCCCCGCGCCTGGCGCGCTGCACTCCCGGGCTTACTGGATAGGTTTTATCGCCATGGCTGA
- a CDS encoding endonuclease/exonuclease/phosphatase family protein: MSIPESTETTRDPTHNQLQDIDRVSHFTVLTVNTHKGFTALNRRFILPELREAVRSVSADVVFLQEVHGTHEHHPQRYTNWPSMPQYEFLADSLWPQFAYGRNAVYPAGDHGNALLSKFQIIRHDNLDVSISGHESRGMLHSVLRLPGGDEREIHAICVHLGLREGHRVEQLKLLCQRLSELPPEAPVIVAGDFNDWRGKASELLEPSGLREVFAEQWGKPARSFPARLPVLRLDRIYVRNLKARHPKVLNVRPWSHLSDHAPLSVEIEL; the protein is encoded by the coding sequence ATGAGCATCCCGGAATCCACCGAAACGACTCGCGACCCGACCCACAATCAGTTGCAAGACATCGATCGGGTCAGCCACTTCACCGTCCTGACGGTCAACACCCATAAAGGTTTCACCGCCCTGAACCGGCGCTTCATCCTGCCGGAACTGCGTGAGGCGGTGCGCAGTGTGTCCGCCGACGTGGTGTTCTTGCAGGAAGTCCACGGCACCCACGAGCATCATCCGCAGCGCTACACCAATTGGCCGAGCATGCCGCAATACGAGTTCCTCGCCGACAGCCTCTGGCCGCAGTTCGCCTACGGGCGCAACGCGGTGTACCCGGCAGGCGACCACGGCAACGCGCTGCTGTCCAAATTCCAGATCATTCGCCACGACAACCTGGACGTGTCCATCAGCGGCCATGAAAGCCGCGGCATGCTCCACAGCGTGCTGCGCCTGCCGGGCGGCGATGAGCGGGAAATCCACGCCATTTGCGTCCACCTGGGGTTGCGCGAAGGTCATCGAGTCGAGCAATTGAAACTGCTTTGCCAGCGCTTGAGCGAACTGCCGCCCGAGGCGCCGGTCATCGTCGCTGGGGACTTCAATGACTGGCGCGGCAAAGCCAGCGAGCTGCTCGAGCCCAGCGGTCTGCGTGAGGTGTTCGCCGAACAATGGGGCAAACCGGCCCGCAGCTTTCCGGCGCGCCTGCCAGTCCTGCGTCTGGACCGCATCTACGTACGCAACCTCAAGGCCCGTCATCCCAAGGTATTGAACGTACGTCCCTGGTCGCACCTTTCCGACCATGCACCGCTTTCGGTGGAGATCGAATTATGA